One Streptosporangium sp. NBC_01495 DNA window includes the following coding sequences:
- the hrcA gene encoding heat-inducible transcriptional repressor HrcA yields the protein MVDDRKLAVLRAIVEDYVSTNEPVGSKALADRHNLGVSPATIRNDMAVLEEQGYIAQPHTSAGRVPTDKGYRLFVDRLSQVKPLSSAERKAIESFLAGAVDIDDVVMRTVRLLAQLTRQVAVVQYPTLTHSTVRHVELVPLSERRLMFVLITNTGRVEQRVVELPDVVDEQRVAHLRAMLNASLDGCGLTSVPDKIVDLPERLPTEDRPLAATILSVLLESLVDRHDEKIVFAGAANLAGADFTVGLRDVLEALEEQVVLMRLLGETSDLSALTVRIGSENPYTGLQGTSIVAAGYGSGDKQLARLGVLGPTRMDYPVTMGAVRAVARYVSQILAAS from the coding sequence TTGGTCGACGACCGCAAGCTCGCCGTGCTCCGCGCCATCGTCGAGGACTACGTGTCCACCAACGAGCCGGTGGGTTCGAAAGCCCTCGCGGATCGGCACAACCTGGGGGTGTCCCCGGCGACGATCCGCAACGACATGGCGGTGCTGGAGGAGCAGGGCTACATCGCCCAGCCCCACACCAGCGCAGGCCGGGTGCCCACCGACAAGGGTTACCGGCTCTTCGTCGACCGGCTCTCGCAGGTGAAACCCCTGTCGAGCGCGGAACGCAAGGCCATCGAGAGCTTCCTCGCGGGCGCGGTGGACATCGACGACGTCGTCATGCGGACGGTGCGGCTGCTGGCCCAGCTCACCCGGCAGGTCGCCGTGGTGCAGTATCCGACGCTGACCCACTCGACGGTCAGGCACGTCGAGCTGGTGCCGCTGAGCGAGCGTCGGCTGATGTTCGTGCTGATCACCAACACCGGCAGGGTCGAGCAGCGCGTGGTCGAGCTGCCCGACGTCGTCGACGAGCAGCGCGTGGCCCACCTGCGCGCGATGCTCAACGCCTCCCTCGACGGGTGCGGGCTCACCAGCGTTCCCGACAAGATCGTTGACCTGCCCGAGCGGCTGCCCACGGAGGATCGGCCGCTCGCGGCCACTATCCTGTCCGTACTGCTCGAGTCCCTGGTGGACAGGCATGATGAGAAGATCGTTTTTGCCGGGGCCGCCAACCTCGCGGGAGCCGACTTCACCGTCGGGCTCCGCGACGTGCTGGAGGCCCTGGAAGAGCAGGTCGTGCTCATGCGACTGCTCGGTGAGACCTCGGACCTTTCCGCGCTGACCGTGCGGATCGGCTCGGAGAACCCCTACACCGGACTCCAGGGCACGTCCATCGTCGCCGCCGGATACGGTTCTGGGGACAAGCAACTGGCCCGGCTCGGTGTGCTGGGCCCGACGCGAATGGACTACCCGGTCACGATGGGCGCGGTGCGCGCGGTGGCACGCTACGTCAGCCAGATCCTGGCTGCATCATAA
- a CDS encoding glycoside hydrolase family 18 protein — translation MQRLLRKVIAAALAAGLVAVAVPAPAQAQTSQGHGDRYKRVAYFIQWGVYGRNYHVKDMETSGAAAKLTHINYAFGFVNAGGDCYSPDPWADWQRPVPAEQSVDGVADAEGQALNGNLNQLKKLKAKHPGLKALISLGGWTGSKYFSDAVLTPEGRAKLASSCIDLWLKGNLPGTAAGTGAGVFDGIDLDWEWPGSSGEVGNVIRPEDKRNFTLFVTELRRQMNQFDRRTELTAFLPAAAAKIDAGFEVRDVFKQLTFATVQGYDLHGPWETVTGHNGNLFNDRRDPNPVKYSVDQTVRDYLTRGAPAKKIVVGVPSYGQGWTGVTGGKNGLYGTSTGPAPGTFAPGTEDYKVLVNKPGKRYRDLLTGSVWLYDGNEFWSYDDPTSLLQKAAYIRLKGLGGSMMWSIDQDDTRASLTSALYSVLR, via the coding sequence GTGCAGAGACTCCTCCGTAAAGTGATCGCGGCAGCCCTCGCCGCGGGTCTGGTGGCGGTGGCCGTACCGGCCCCGGCCCAGGCCCAGACCTCCCAGGGACACGGTGACCGCTACAAGCGGGTCGCCTACTTCATCCAGTGGGGCGTCTACGGTCGCAACTACCACGTCAAGGACATGGAGACCAGCGGCGCGGCCGCCAAGCTGACCCATATCAACTACGCCTTCGGCTTCGTCAACGCCGGTGGCGACTGCTACTCCCCCGACCCGTGGGCCGACTGGCAGCGCCCGGTGCCCGCCGAGCAGAGCGTGGACGGCGTCGCCGACGCCGAGGGCCAGGCGCTGAACGGCAACCTGAACCAGCTGAAGAAGCTCAAGGCCAAGCACCCCGGTCTCAAGGCGCTGATCTCCCTCGGTGGCTGGACCGGTTCGAAGTACTTCTCCGACGCGGTGCTCACCCCCGAGGGCCGCGCCAAGCTGGCCTCCTCCTGCATCGACCTGTGGCTCAAGGGCAACCTGCCCGGCACCGCGGCCGGTACCGGCGCGGGCGTGTTCGACGGCATCGACCTCGACTGGGAGTGGCCCGGCTCCTCCGGCGAGGTCGGCAACGTCATCCGTCCCGAGGACAAGCGGAACTTCACCCTGTTCGTCACCGAGCTGCGCCGCCAGATGAACCAGTTCGACCGGCGCACCGAGCTGACCGCCTTCCTGCCCGCCGCCGCCGCGAAGATCGACGCGGGCTTCGAGGTCCGCGACGTCTTCAAGCAGCTCACCTTCGCCACCGTCCAGGGCTATGACCTGCACGGCCCGTGGGAGACCGTCACCGGCCACAACGGCAACCTGTTCAACGACCGGCGCGACCCCAACCCGGTGAAGTACAGCGTGGACCAGACCGTCCGCGACTACCTGACGCGCGGCGCCCCCGCCAAGAAGATCGTGGTGGGCGTGCCGTCGTACGGCCAGGGCTGGACCGGCGTCACCGGCGGGAAGAACGGCCTGTACGGGACCTCCACCGGCCCCGCTCCCGGCACCTTCGCCCCGGGGACCGAGGACTACAAGGTCCTCGTGAACAAGCCCGGCAAGCGCTACCGCGACCTGCTGACCGGGTCCGTGTGGCTCTACGACGGTAACGAGTTCTGGTCCTACGACGACCCGACCTCGCTGCTCCAGAAGGCGGCCTACATCCGCCTGAAGGGTCTCGGCGGCTCGATGATGTGGTCCATCGACCAGGACGACACCCGGGCGTCCCTCACCTCGGCGCTCTACAGCGTCCTGCGCTAA
- the holA gene encoding DNA polymerase III subunit delta, whose amino-acid sequence MAATDPAPVILILGDEELLADRAVSEVTSAAKAADPTAEVHDLPGSKMELGELTRMTSPSLFGDRSVVVVRSAQDLGKDVIAEVVSYAAHPADETVLVLVHPGGVKGKALVDGVKKAGAQVVSVTKVTKPAERLAFVKAELKRAGRTIGADAASALLDAVGNDLRELAAACSQLAFDTPGKTIDEAAVARYHRGRAEVSGFTVADSAVEGRLGDALEQLRWALSTGTAPVLLVSALAGGLRSLAKVGGAPRNLRGGQLASHLGMPPWKIDRVQRQLNGWGPEGLARAIQAAATADAQVKGGGADPAYALEHMVQTVVASRTGR is encoded by the coding sequence ATGGCGGCAACCGATCCGGCACCCGTGATCCTGATACTCGGCGACGAGGAACTGCTGGCCGACCGCGCGGTGAGCGAGGTGACCTCGGCGGCCAAGGCGGCTGATCCGACCGCCGAGGTGCACGACCTCCCCGGCTCGAAGATGGAGCTCGGGGAGCTCACCCGCATGACGTCGCCCTCACTGTTCGGCGACAGGTCGGTGGTGGTCGTCCGTTCGGCCCAGGACCTCGGCAAGGACGTCATCGCCGAGGTCGTCTCCTACGCGGCCCACCCGGCGGACGAGACCGTGCTGGTCCTCGTCCACCCGGGAGGTGTCAAGGGGAAGGCTCTGGTCGACGGGGTCAAGAAGGCCGGAGCCCAGGTGGTCTCCGTCACCAAGGTGACCAAACCGGCCGAGCGCCTGGCGTTCGTCAAGGCGGAGCTGAAGCGGGCCGGACGCACCATCGGGGCCGACGCCGCCTCCGCGCTCCTCGACGCCGTGGGCAACGACCTGCGCGAGCTGGCCGCCGCGTGCAGCCAGCTCGCCTTCGACACCCCCGGCAAGACGATCGACGAGGCCGCCGTCGCGCGCTATCACCGGGGCAGGGCAGAGGTCAGCGGGTTCACCGTGGCCGACTCGGCCGTCGAGGGGCGGCTGGGCGACGCTCTGGAGCAACTGCGCTGGGCGCTCTCGACCGGTACGGCACCCGTCCTGCTGGTGAGCGCGCTCGCCGGAGGCCTGCGCTCGCTGGCCAAGGTGGGGGGCGCTCCCCGCAACCTCCGGGGCGGTCAGCTCGCCAGCCATCTCGGCATGCCGCCCTGGAAGATCGACCGGGTCCAGCGGCAGCTGAACGGCTGGGGTCCGGAGGGCCTCGCCCGCGCGATCCAGGCCGCCGCCACCGCGGACGCCCAGGTGAAGGGCGGCGGAGCCGACCCCGCGTACGCGCTGGAGCACATGGTCCAGACCGTGGTGGCCAGCCGCACGGGACGTTAG
- a CDS encoding 16S rRNA (uracil(1498)-N(3))-methyltransferase has translation MTVPVFLADPADLARPEFVFGGPEGRHAAAVRRLRAGERLDLTDGAGSVAECVVTEAGKDSLRVEVLRRHEVPVPSPRLVVVQGLPKGDRGELAVEMMTEAGVDVIVPWSAARCVTQWKGERAARSLARWRSTAREAGKQSRRFHLPEVTELASTVRVAGLLSAAALGVVLHEEAASPLSGLPLPAGGDIVVVVGPEGGVSGEELAAFREAKAVPALLGPTVLRTSTAGVVAAAVLQTRSGRW, from the coding sequence ATGACCGTTCCGGTCTTCCTGGCCGACCCCGCCGACCTCGCCAGACCGGAGTTCGTCTTCGGCGGCCCCGAGGGACGCCACGCGGCGGCCGTACGGCGGCTGCGGGCGGGTGAGCGGCTCGACCTGACCGACGGGGCGGGCTCCGTCGCCGAGTGCGTGGTGACCGAGGCGGGCAAGGACTCGCTCCGGGTCGAGGTGCTGCGCCGCCACGAGGTGCCCGTGCCGTCACCGCGCCTGGTCGTGGTCCAGGGCCTGCCCAAGGGTGACCGGGGCGAGCTGGCCGTGGAGATGATGACCGAGGCGGGGGTCGACGTGATCGTCCCGTGGTCCGCGGCCAGGTGTGTCACCCAGTGGAAGGGCGAGCGGGCGGCCAGGTCACTGGCCCGCTGGCGCTCCACGGCACGTGAGGCGGGCAAGCAGTCGCGCCGCTTCCATCTGCCCGAGGTGACGGAGCTCGCGTCCACCGTGAGGGTGGCCGGCCTGCTGTCGGCGGCGGCGCTGGGGGTCGTGCTGCACGAGGAGGCCGCCTCCCCGCTGTCCGGCCTGCCGCTCCCCGCGGGCGGCGACATCGTCGTGGTGGTCGGCCCCGAGGGCGGGGTGTCGGGGGAGGAGCTCGCCGCGTTCCGCGAGGCCAAGGCGGTGCCGGCGCTGCTCGGGCCGACGGTGCTGCGTACCTCGACGGCCGGGGTCGTCGCGGCGGCGGTGCTCCAGACGCGCAGTGGCCGCTGGTAA
- the dnaJ gene encoding molecular chaperone DnaJ, with the protein MAKSDYYGTLGVRRDASAEEIKKAYRRLARELHPDVNPDPETQERFKEITQAYEVLSDSSKRQMYDMGADPFASGGGAGAGGFGAGFPFSDIMDAFFGAAGGGGGRGPRSRARRGRNATIRVELDLRESGFGTTRELVVDTAVVCEVCTGSGAAAGTHPDTCDMCHGRGEVSQVTRSFLGQVMTSRPCPQCGGFGSIIRNPCQECSGDGRVRTRRTIKVRIPAGVEDGTHIQLAGEGEIGPGGGPPGDLFLEIVERPHEIFERRGDDLHCTVQIPMTAAALGTILTMETLDGAEELDIRPGTQSGQTIPLYGRGVQRLNETGRGDLLIHVNVETPSRLDAEQEGLLKELARLRGEERPPGKFAPGQQSFFSRLRDAFNGR; encoded by the coding sequence GTGGCTAAGAGCGACTACTACGGCACCCTCGGGGTGCGCCGCGACGCCAGTGCGGAGGAGATCAAGAAGGCGTACCGCCGCCTGGCGCGCGAGCTGCATCCCGACGTCAACCCCGACCCCGAGACCCAGGAACGCTTCAAGGAGATCACGCAGGCCTACGAGGTCCTGTCCGACTCCAGCAAGCGGCAGATGTACGACATGGGTGCCGACCCGTTCGCCTCGGGCGGCGGCGCGGGGGCCGGGGGCTTCGGCGCCGGTTTCCCGTTCAGCGACATCATGGACGCCTTCTTCGGCGCGGCCGGCGGTGGCGGTGGCCGAGGCCCCCGCTCCCGCGCCCGCCGCGGGCGCAACGCCACCATCAGGGTCGAGCTCGACCTGCGCGAGTCGGGCTTCGGCACGACTCGCGAGCTGGTCGTCGACACCGCCGTGGTCTGCGAGGTCTGCACGGGCTCCGGCGCCGCGGCCGGCACCCACCCCGACACCTGCGACATGTGTCACGGCCGGGGAGAGGTGTCCCAGGTCACCCGGTCCTTCCTCGGCCAGGTCATGACCTCCCGGCCCTGCCCCCAGTGCGGCGGCTTCGGGTCGATCATCCGCAACCCCTGCCAGGAGTGCTCCGGCGACGGCCGGGTCCGCACCCGGCGGACCATCAAGGTCCGCATCCCGGCCGGGGTCGAGGACGGCACCCACATCCAGCTCGCCGGCGAGGGCGAGATCGGGCCGGGCGGAGGCCCGCCCGGAGACCTGTTCCTGGAGATCGTCGAGCGCCCCCACGAGATATTCGAGAGGCGCGGCGACGACCTGCACTGCACCGTGCAGATCCCGATGACCGCAGCCGCGCTCGGCACCATCCTGACCATGGAGACACTCGACGGCGCCGAGGAGCTCGACATCCGTCCCGGCACGCAGTCGGGGCAGACGATCCCGCTCTACGGGCGGGGCGTGCAGCGCCTGAACGAGACGGGCCGTGGCGACCTGCTGATCCATGTGAACGTGGAGACCCCCTCCCGCCTCGACGCGGAGCAGGAGGGGCTGCTGAAGGAGCTCGCGAGGCTCCGCGGCGAGGAGCGCCCGCCGGGCAAGTTCGCCCCCGGGCAGCAGAGCTTCTTCTCCCGCCTGCGGGACGCCTTCAATGGCCGCTGA
- a CDS encoding DUF4870 domain-containing protein, whose translation MSENPEDPPDADRTRRIGDPPPGHTRPGQSAPPPPPPPGQGYDHPGQGHGAPGQGYGQPGPGYGQPGPGYEQPGQGYGQPGQGYGGYPPGSPYDPGHQPGYPEYGAYGAPQGYGYQAPPGTYGPRPGGDDTTMAMLAHLLGLLTSFVGPLVLYLAKKDESPYVRDQAAEALNFQLTVLIAYVVSWVLAFVLIGFVLMFFLWIGSIIMTIIAAVAANRGERYRYPMNIRFIS comes from the coding sequence ATGAGCGAGAACCCCGAGGACCCACCGGACGCCGACCGGACGCGGCGCATCGGCGATCCCCCGCCCGGCCACACCCGACCGGGCCAGAGCGCCCCGCCCCCGCCCCCGCCCCCGGGCCAGGGGTACGACCACCCCGGCCAGGGACACGGCGCGCCCGGCCAGGGCTACGGCCAACCGGGGCCGGGCTACGGGCAGCCAGGGCCGGGCTACGAACAGCCGGGGCAAGGCTACGGGCAGCCGGGGCAGGGCTACGGGGGCTACCCGCCCGGCTCTCCCTACGACCCGGGCCACCAGCCCGGATACCCCGAGTACGGCGCGTACGGCGCGCCGCAGGGGTACGGCTACCAGGCGCCCCCGGGGACGTACGGCCCGCGGCCCGGCGGCGACGACACCACCATGGCGATGCTCGCCCACCTGCTGGGCCTGCTGACCTCCTTCGTCGGGCCGCTGGTGCTCTATCTGGCGAAGAAGGACGAGTCGCCCTACGTGCGCGACCAGGCCGCCGAGGCGCTCAACTTCCAGCTCACGGTGTTGATCGCCTACGTCGTCTCCTGGGTCCTGGCGTTCGTACTCATCGGTTTCGTGCTGATGTTCTTCCTCTGGATCGGATCGATCATCATGACGATCATCGCCGCGGTGGCGGCCAACCGAGGAGAGAGATACCGCTATCCGATGAACATCCGCTTCATCAGCTGA
- the hemW gene encoding radical SAM family heme chaperone HemW: protein MPSTLPDGDPVPASGELPESALAGLGERPFGFYVHVPFCVTRCGYCDFNTYTASELGPGASQKDYADTAVDEVRRARANLGSAHLPVETVFFGGGTPTLLPAGDLVRILGAIEEEFGLAPGAEVSTEANPESVDPAYLAELRAGGFNRMSFGMQSAREHVLRVLDRRHTPGRPARAVQEAREAGFDHVNLDLIYSTPGESDDDWRASLVAAIEAGPDHVSAYSLIVEDGTKLAARIRRGELPMPDDDVAADRYLIADAMLAEAGFEWYEVSNWATSEAGRCRHNLLYWTGGDWWGVGPGAHSHVGGTRWWNVKHPAAYAQRLAASTSPAYAREVLGSQDRAVERLMLELRLARGFPLEELERPPVVARALADGLLEVEPFKAGRAVLTLRGRLLADALVRDLT from the coding sequence GTGCCATCCACACTTCCCGACGGGGATCCCGTACCCGCCTCGGGCGAGCTCCCGGAGAGCGCGCTCGCCGGGCTCGGCGAGCGGCCCTTCGGTTTCTACGTCCACGTCCCCTTCTGCGTGACCCGGTGTGGTTACTGCGACTTCAACACCTACACGGCGTCCGAGCTCGGCCCCGGCGCGTCGCAGAAGGACTACGCGGACACCGCCGTCGACGAGGTGCGGCGGGCGCGGGCCAACCTCGGCAGCGCGCACCTCCCCGTCGAGACCGTGTTCTTCGGCGGGGGAACCCCCACCCTGCTACCCGCCGGAGATCTCGTACGAATCCTGGGGGCGATCGAGGAGGAGTTCGGGCTCGCCCCCGGCGCCGAGGTGAGCACCGAGGCCAACCCCGAGTCGGTGGACCCCGCCTACCTGGCGGAGCTGCGCGCGGGCGGGTTCAACCGGATGAGCTTCGGGATGCAGAGCGCCCGCGAGCACGTGCTCCGGGTGCTGGACCGCCGCCACACCCCCGGCCGCCCCGCACGGGCCGTCCAGGAGGCGAGGGAGGCGGGGTTCGACCACGTCAACCTCGACCTGATCTACAGCACGCCGGGGGAGAGCGACGACGACTGGCGCGCGTCGCTGGTCGCGGCGATCGAGGCGGGGCCCGACCACGTCTCCGCGTACTCGCTGATCGTCGAGGACGGGACGAAGCTGGCCGCCAGGATCAGGCGCGGCGAGCTCCCGATGCCCGACGACGACGTGGCCGCCGACCGTTACCTGATCGCCGACGCCATGCTGGCCGAGGCGGGGTTCGAGTGGTACGAGGTGTCCAACTGGGCGACCTCGGAGGCCGGGCGCTGTCGGCACAACCTGCTCTACTGGACCGGCGGCGACTGGTGGGGGGTCGGCCCCGGGGCGCACAGTCACGTCGGCGGCACCCGCTGGTGGAACGTCAAGCACCCCGCCGCCTACGCCCAGCGCCTGGCCGCGAGCACCTCGCCCGCGTACGCGCGCGAGGTGCTCGGCTCCCAGGACAGGGCGGTGGAGCGGCTGATGCTGGAGCTGCGGCTCGCCCGGGGCTTCCCGCTCGAAGAGCTGGAACGCCCCCCGGTGGTCGCTCGCGCGCTCGCCGACGGCCTGCTGGAGGTGGAGCCGTTCAAGGCGGGCCGCGCGGTGCTCACCCTGCGCGGACGCCTGCTGGCCGACGCCCTGGTCCGCGACCTCACCTGA
- the lepA gene encoding translation elongation factor 4 has protein sequence MIVINLLKRTPVRIQPGQTDPAVLRNFCIIAHIDHGKSTLADRMLQITGVVDDRSMRAQYLDRMDIERERGITIKSQAVRLPWQVGDTDYVLNMIDTPGHVDFTYEVSRSLQACEGAILLVDAAQGIEAQTLANLYLAMNNDMTIIPVLNKIDLPAAQPEKYAAEIAHLIGCEPEDVLRVSGKTGIGVRELLDHVVASVPAPVGDADAPARALIFDSVYDTYRGVITYVRVMDGHLGKRERILMMSTTAAHETLEIGVISPEPKIADKGLGVGEVGYLITGVKDVRQSRVGDTVTSVTRPALKALSGYDHPKPMVFSGLYPIDGDDYPDLREALDKLQLNDAALDYEPETSAALGFGFRCGFLGLLHMEIVRERLEREFNLSLISTAPNVVYRVIMEDGKEVVVTNPSEFPTGKVEKVFEPMVKTTVLVPSEFIGAIMELCQNRRGNLQGMDYLSEDRVEIRYTMPLGEIIFDFFDQLKSRTRGYASLDYEPSGEQESDLVKVDILLQGEAVDAFSAIVHREKSYAYGVEMAKKLRELIPRQQFEVPIQAAIGARVIARENIRAIRKDVLAKCYGGDISRKRKLLEKQKEGKKRMKMVGRVEVPQEAFVAALSTESSTDKAKK, from the coding sequence ATGATCGTCATCAATCTGTTGAAACGGACCCCGGTGCGCATTCAGCCTGGCCAGACCGACCCCGCTGTGCTCCGCAACTTCTGCATCATCGCGCATATCGACCATGGCAAGTCGACGCTCGCCGACCGCATGCTGCAGATCACCGGAGTGGTCGACGACCGTTCCATGCGCGCCCAGTACCTCGACCGGATGGACATCGAGCGCGAGCGCGGCATCACGATCAAGTCGCAGGCGGTCAGGCTCCCGTGGCAGGTCGGCGACACCGACTACGTCCTCAACATGATCGACACCCCCGGGCACGTCGACTTCACCTACGAGGTCTCCCGGTCGCTCCAGGCGTGTGAGGGCGCGATCCTGCTGGTCGACGCCGCGCAGGGCATCGAGGCGCAGACGCTGGCCAACCTCTACCTGGCCATGAACAACGACATGACGATCATCCCGGTGCTCAACAAGATCGACCTGCCCGCCGCCCAGCCGGAGAAGTACGCCGCGGAGATCGCCCACCTCATCGGCTGCGAGCCGGAGGACGTGCTGAGGGTCTCCGGCAAGACCGGCATCGGCGTCCGCGAGCTGCTCGACCACGTGGTGGCGAGCGTCCCGGCCCCGGTCGGCGACGCCGACGCGCCCGCCCGCGCGCTGATCTTCGACTCGGTCTACGACACCTACCGCGGCGTGATCACGTACGTCCGGGTGATGGACGGTCACCTGGGCAAGCGCGAGCGCATCCTGATGATGTCCACCACCGCGGCCCACGAGACGCTGGAGATCGGCGTCATCTCGCCCGAGCCGAAGATCGCCGACAAGGGGCTGGGCGTCGGCGAGGTGGGCTACCTGATCACCGGCGTGAAGGACGTCCGCCAGTCGCGGGTCGGCGACACGGTGACCTCCGTGACGCGTCCGGCCCTCAAGGCGCTCAGCGGTTACGACCACCCCAAGCCCATGGTCTTCTCCGGCCTGTACCCGATCGACGGGGACGACTACCCCGACCTTCGCGAGGCCCTGGACAAGCTCCAGCTCAACGACGCCGCCCTGGACTACGAGCCGGAGACCTCCGCGGCGCTGGGCTTCGGATTCCGCTGCGGCTTCCTCGGCCTGCTCCACATGGAGATCGTCCGCGAGCGGCTGGAGCGCGAGTTCAACCTCTCGCTCATCTCGACCGCGCCCAACGTGGTCTACCGGGTGATCATGGAGGACGGCAAGGAGGTCGTCGTCACCAACCCCTCGGAGTTCCCCACCGGCAAGGTGGAGAAGGTCTTCGAGCCGATGGTCAAGACGACCGTGCTCGTCCCCTCGGAGTTCATCGGCGCCATCATGGAGCTCTGCCAGAACCGCCGGGGCAATCTGCAGGGCATGGACTACCTGTCCGAGGACCGCGTCGAGATCCGCTACACCATGCCGCTCGGCGAGATCATCTTCGACTTCTTCGACCAGCTCAAGTCCCGTACGCGCGGCTACGCCTCGCTGGACTACGAGCCCTCGGGCGAGCAGGAGTCGGACCTGGTCAAGGTCGACATCCTGCTCCAGGGCGAGGCCGTGGACGCCTTCAGCGCCATCGTCCACCGGGAGAAGTCGTACGCCTACGGGGTCGAGATGGCCAAGAAACTGCGCGAGCTCATCCCCAGGCAGCAGTTCGAGGTGCCGATCCAGGCGGCCATCGGTGCCCGGGTCATCGCCCGTGAGAACATCCGCGCCATCCGCAAGGACGTCCTCGCCAAGTGCTACGGCGGCGACATCTCCCGCAAGCGCAAGCTGCTGGAGAAGCAGAAGGAGGGCAAGAAGCGGATGAAGATGGTCGGCCGCGTCGAGGTGCCCCAGGAGGCGTTCGTCGCCGCGCTGTCCACCGAGTCCTCCACGGACAAGGCCAAGAAGTAG
- the rpsT gene encoding 30S ribosomal protein S20, with amino-acid sequence MANIKSQIKRNRQNEKARLRNKAVKSSLKTAIRKFREAADQGNAEQALVLQRAASRQLDKAASKGVIHKNQAANRKSAIAQRAAALSVAK; translated from the coding sequence GTGGCGAACATCAAGTCCCAGATCAAGCGCAACCGGCAGAACGAGAAGGCCCGGCTGCGTAACAAGGCTGTCAAGTCTTCCCTGAAGACGGCCATCCGCAAGTTCCGCGAGGCCGCCGACCAGGGTAACGCCGAGCAGGCCCTCGTGCTGCAGCGCGCCGCCTCCCGCCAGCTGGACAAGGCCGCCAGCAAGGGCGTGATCCACAAGAACCAGGCAGCCAACCGCAAGTCGGCGATCGCCCAGCGCGCCGCCGCCCTGTCGGTCGCCAAGTAG
- a CDS encoding DUF3097 domain-containing protein translates to MYERDVLAGDWRRPRRGTIPQVPAELDLVVEDADGGFCGAVVACDKEAVTLEDRFGRRRVFPLEPAAFLLEGKVVTLVRPAAAPRGPRRSASGSIAVEGLRAQVAKESRIYVEGVHDAALVEKVWGHDLRVEGVVVEYLEGVDHLPSIVEEFGPGPERRLGVLVDHLVPGSKESRIAARVSSPHVLIVGHPFVDVWQAVRPQVLKIPSWPSVPRGVPWKEGVIAALGWNVEPGAAWRHILGSVTTYADLEPELLGPVEELIDFVTVPGEDG, encoded by the coding sequence ATGTACGAGCGTGACGTTCTGGCGGGAGACTGGCGGCGCCCGCGCAGGGGGACGATCCCCCAGGTGCCCGCGGAGCTCGACCTGGTCGTCGAGGACGCCGACGGCGGCTTCTGCGGCGCCGTGGTGGCCTGCGACAAGGAGGCCGTCACCCTGGAGGACCGCTTCGGGCGCCGGCGGGTGTTCCCGCTGGAGCCGGCCGCGTTCCTCCTGGAGGGCAAGGTGGTGACGCTCGTACGGCCCGCCGCGGCGCCGCGCGGTCCCAGGCGGAGCGCGTCGGGCTCCATCGCGGTGGAGGGCCTGCGGGCCCAGGTCGCCAAGGAGAGCCGGATCTACGTGGAGGGCGTGCACGACGCCGCGCTCGTGGAGAAGGTCTGGGGGCACGACCTGCGGGTCGAGGGCGTGGTCGTGGAGTATCTGGAGGGGGTCGACCACCTGCCCTCGATCGTCGAGGAGTTCGGCCCGGGGCCGGAGCGGCGGCTGGGCGTGCTCGTCGACCACCTGGTCCCCGGTTCCAAGGAGAGCCGGATCGCCGCGCGGGTCTCCTCACCGCACGTGCTGATCGTCGGGCACCCGTTCGTGGACGTCTGGCAGGCGGTCAGGCCGCAGGTGCTCAAGATCCCTTCCTGGCCGTCGGTGCCGCGCGGCGTGCCCTGGAAGGAGGGCGTCATCGCCGCGCTGGGCTGGAACGTGGAGCCCGGCGCCGCATGGCGTCACATTCTCGGATCAGTCACGACATATGCCGATCTGGAGCCCGAGCTCCTCGGGCCCGTCGAGGAATTGATCGACTTCGTGACGGTTCCCGGCGAGGATGGCTAG